The following coding sequences are from one Eptesicus fuscus isolate TK198812 chromosome 7, DD_ASM_mEF_20220401, whole genome shotgun sequence window:
- the LOC129149683 gene encoding putative taste receptor type 2 member 33, which translates to MINLLQSILSILIIVQCVLGSSANGFIALVNCIDWVKKHKISCADGILTALAVSRISLLWIIVFNWYGTVLHPAIYSSEVKTIVHIIWMVSIDFSLWLATSLSILYLLKIANFSSLLFLHLKWRANRVVLMILWGTLVFFIVHLAVISTDAKMQMNEYKGNITWESKLRNIAHLSKVILFILANLIPFTMSLTAVLLLIFSLWKHLKRMQLSGKGSQDPSTEVHIRALQTVISFLLLFVIFFVAQIIAVWNSSTQQNNSLRMLCKVLGTLYPSSHSFILIWGNKKLRQAFLSFLRQVRCWLKERK; encoded by the coding sequence atgaTAAATTTATTACAGAGCATTCTTTCCATCCTCATAATAGTGCAATGTGTTCTAGGAAGTTCTGCCAATGGCTTCATAGCGCTGGTGAACTGCATTGACTGGGTCAAGAAACACAAGATCTCCTGTGCTGATGGAATTCTCACTGCTCTGGCGGTCTCCAGAATTAGTTTGCTCTGGATAATAGTATTCAATTGGTATGGAACTGTGTTGCATCCAGCGATCTATAGTTCAGAAGTAAAAACTATTGTTCATATTATCTGGATGGTAAGCATCGATTTTAGTCTCTGGCTTGCTACTAGCCTCAGCATACTTTATTTGCTCAAGATAGCCAATTTCTccagccttttatttcttcacctAAAATGGAGAGCTAACAGAGTGGTTCTCATGATACTCTGGGGCACTTTGGTCTTCTTCATTGTTCATCTTGCAGTGATAAGCACAGATGCAAAAATGCAGATGAATGAATATAAAGGAAACATCACTTGGGAGAGCAAATTGAGGAACATCGCACACCTTTCAAAAGTGATCTTATTCATACTTGCAAACCTCATACCCTTTACTATGTCCCTGACAGCTGTTCTGCTGTTAATCTTTTCCCTGTGGAAACATCTGAAGAGGATGCAGCTCAGTGGCAAAGGATCCCAAGATCCCAGCACCGAGGTCCACATAAGAGCCCTGCAAACTGTGATCTCCTTTCTCTTGCTGTTTGTCATTTTCTTCGTGGCACAAATCATCGCAGTTTGGAATTCGAGTACTCAGCAGAACAATTCACTTCGGATGCTTTGCAAGGTTCTTGGAACCCTTTATCCTTCAAGCCACTCATTTATCCTGATTTGGGGGAATAAGAAGCTGAGACAGGCCTTTCTGTCATTTCTGAGGCAGGTGAGGTGCTGgctgaaggaaaggaaataa